The Desulfonatronum thiodismutans nucleotide sequence ATAATGCCCGACGCAAGCAAACGGAAACCATGCTCAGCCAGTCCGAGCAAAAGCATCGGGTCCTTTTCGAAGCGTCTCCGGATGCCATTTTCCTTTTGAAGGATGAACGGATCGTTGACTGCAATCCGCAAACCCTGAAACAGTTTGGGCGTCCGCGAGAACAACTTTTGGGTCGCAAACCCGGTGAATTGTCCCCTGCAGTGCAGCCCGGCGGAGAGAACTCCCTGGAGCTGGCCACGCAAATTGTCCATCGTGTGGAGCAAGGACAAAACCAGGTGTTCGAGTGGCAACATGGCCGGGGTGACGGGACCGAGTTCACCGCCGAGGTGTCCCTTACCAAGATGCGCTTGCCCGACGACGACTATATCGTCGTGTTTCTGCGCGACATCACCGAGCGCAAGCGGACCGAGAATGCCTTGGAAAAGCGCCTTGTGGCCCTTACCCAACCGCTGGACAGCTCCGAAGGGGTTGGTTTTGAGGAAATGTTCAACATTGCCGAACTGCAGCGTCTGCAAGATGATTTCGCCAAGGCAACCAAAGTGGCAGCTCTTATCACGCGTCCCGACGGTACCCCCATCACTGCGCCGTCCAACTTTTGTCGTCTGTGCACAATTATTCGTCAAACAAAAATCGGTCAGGCCAACTGCATCAAGTCTGATTCCGTATTGGGGCGCATGAACCGCAACGGTCCGGTGATACAACCTTGCCTGAGCGGCGGGCTCTGGGATGCCGGCGCAGCCATTTACGTGGGCGATCGCCACATTGCCAACTGGTTGATCGGTCAGGTGCGTGACGAGGAGCAGGACGAAGAAAAAATTAGGGCTTATGCTCGGACCATCGGCGCCGATGAGGATGCCGCGGCACAAGCCTTTCAAGAAGTACCCGCCATGTCTCGCCAACAGTTCAAGCAAGTTGCTGACGCGCTCTTTACACTCGCCACCCAGCTTTCAAACACTGCTCACCAAAATGTGCAGCAGGCAAGGTTCATCACCGAGCGCAAGCAGGCCGAAGAGGCGCTTTTGGAAAGCGAGGAGATGCAGCGCAGGCTCCTGCAAACCGTACCGGACCTGATCATCAGGACGGACATGGAAGGCACGATCACCTTTGTCAACGAGCAGGCGTTTCCCGGCTTGGAGAACGTTCCGGAAGCGAGCATCTACGGAAAAAGCATTTATTCCTTTTTTGTCGAGCACGACCTGCCTCGCGCACTGGAGAACGCCCGGATGCGCATCGAAAAAAGCATCGGCCCGCAACCATACCGGTTGTGTCTTGGTGAAGCCATCATTGACGCCGAGGTCAACGGCGCCGTGATCCGCGACATGGAGTCCAGGCCAGCGGGAATGGTCTACGTCATCCGCGACGTCACCGAGCGCAAGCGGGCCGAGCAGGAACAGGAGAAGCTGCAAAGTCTGTTTCTCCAGTCCCAAAAGATGGAATCCGTGGGCACCCTGGCCGGAGGCGTGGCCCATGACTTCAACAACCTGCTCCAGGTGGTTCGCGGCAACATGGAATTACTGCCGCAACAAGCCACCCTCGGCTCTCAAGCCCAGTCCCGGGTCCAGGCGGTGATCAAGGCCCTGGATCGGGCGGCCGTACTGGTCCAGCAACTGTTGCTCTTCAGTCGCAAGGCCGAGTCCAGCAAGATCCAGGTCGATCTGAACCACGAAGTGCGCGAAGTGGCCAGAATGCTGGAACGGACCATCCCCAAGATGATCACCCTGGAGCTGCGTCTTGACCCCAGCGCCTGGCCCTTGACCGCCGACCCGGTGCAGATCGAACAGATAATGCTCAACCTGGCCAGGAATGCCGTGGACGCCATGCCGGAGGGCGGAAAGCTGACCCTGGAAACGAGCAACGTGGTCCTGGACAAGGACTTCGTCAACCACCATCCGGGCTCGTCCGCCGGACCTCACGTGCTCCTGATCGTGACGGACACGGGGTACGGCATGGACGCCCAAACCCGCGAGCATATCTTCGATCCCTTCTTCACCACCAAGGAAGTGGGCAAAGGCACCGGCCTGGGTCTGGCCTCGGCATACGGCATTGCCAAGAGCCACGGCGGCTTCATCCAATGCTCCAGCGAGCCGGGCTTAGGAACGTCGTTCAGAATTTACTGGCCGGCCATGAACGAACAGGAGATCAGCCCGGCCGAAGAACCGCTGGAAAGCCCCCCTCCAGGCGGCGACGAGACCATTCTCGTGGTTGACGATGAGCCGGAAATCCGGGATTTGACCCAAGAGGCCCTGGAGGCCCTGGGCTACACCATAAAGAACGCCGCCAGCGGAGAAGAAGCCCTGCGGATTTACCAAGAACACGGCCAAAGCCTCGACTTGGTCCTTTTGGACCTGAATATGCCGGGCATGGGAGGATATAAGTGCCTCCAGGAGTTGTCGCGGATGAATCCCTCGGTCAAAGTGGTGATCAGCAGCGGTTATTCGGCCAATGGGAATGCCGACGCGGCCCAGACGGCCGGAGCCGCGGGCTTTATCGGCAAACCGTATCAACTCAAAGATCTGGCCGCCGTGGTGCGCTGCGCGCTGGACGAACAGCGGGCCGCGCCATGCCGGGATGAGCCCGAATGATCCAACCCGGTGCTGATGAAAGACCTGGGAAAAGCCTTGGAGAAGATCATTCGACATCCGGTCTAAGCCATGCCGCTGCCGCGAAACGGGCCAACGCTCCGTGAGGATGGCCGAGCTCCAGCCAAACCATAACGGAGCATTGCATGTCCCCATCAACACATCCAAAGTTTGAAATGGAGGTTCTTGATTAATCAACAAATCCCGCGTAATTCTCTTTTTTTGAGGGAGAAAAGCACCAACTCTTCGCCTTTCACGAAGGAGAACACTACTCAGTGCATACCATGACCCCGCTATCCTTGAAAGATGTCTTAATCGAAAAACTGGCTGAAGCGATCTCCGCGCCATTGCCGGTTTTCACGCCCAGACAGATCAGGGGGGTTGTTTCCCTGCCTGGAAAGGCCACTGCGGTAGTGGGAATGCGCCGGGCCGGAAAAACCACGTTTCTGCATCAGTTGCGCCGGGATAAGTTCAATCAGGGTACGCCCCTCACCCATCTGCCGTATCTGAATTTCGAGGATGAGCGCCTCGCCGGCTTGGAAGCAGTCCACCTCGGTTTTTTGCTTGATGAATTTGCCCGGCGGACGACAGGGGGACCAGGTCCGGTTCGAGCAACGTGGTTTTTCGATGAAATCCAAGTGGTCCCGGGTTGGGAACGCTTTGTTCGGCGTCTCCTGGATACCGGAGCAAGCGATGTCGTCGTAACGGGTTCATCCGCCGCCCTGCTTTCGAGGGAGATCGCGACAGCGTTACGAGGCCGGGCCTGGGAGGCGTCTCTCTATCCGTTCAGCTTTGCCGAGGCCATGCGCCATCAGGGTCGGGACATTCCGCCGGAGGCGGCCTTTCTTTCCGGAATGGAACGAGCCGGAATCGAAAGGGCGTTCCTGGACTGGTTGACCGTCGGCGGTTTTCCCGAGGTTCAGGGTCTTGACCAAGGCTCCAGAAGACGACTGCTGCAGGATTATGTGGACGTGGCCATACTCCGGGACGTCGTGGAACGACACGGGGTCAGCAATGTGATCGGCCTGCGCTGGCTGGTGCGTCACTTGCTGGGCAATGCGGCGGGAACCTTCACGGTGGAAAAATTTCACGCCGGTTTAAAAAGCCAGGGGGTGGCCATTTCCAGAGACACGGTGCATCAATTGCTCGCCCACCTTGAGGATTGTTTTCTCGTGCGAGCGGTTTGGATGGAAGCGACGTCTGAACGGCAGAGAATGGTGAACCCCCGAAAAACCTATCCCATTGATCCGGGCCTGATCCCGCTCTTTGACCGCAGCGGACGCCGAAATCACGGCCATGCCCTGGAGACCGCCGTATTGATTGAGCTGGAAAGGCGACGTTGCGCCGCGACCTATGTCCGCACCCCCGAAGGCCATGAAGTGGATTTCCTGGCTCGCGACCCCCTGGGCAACGAGACGCTCATCCAAGTTTGCCTCGATGCCTCCGAACCGACAACCGCCCACCGGGAACTCCGGGCCTTGGCCGAAGCCGCCCGGCCGCACCCAAAGGCGGGGAAACTGTTGCTTACCTTGAACAAGGACGGCGCCCCCGCGGACATTCCAG carries:
- a CDS encoding PocR ligand-binding domain-containing protein, producing the protein MKKSIATRMNKDILLTFLVIAVLFIFFGILVQLHWRNENIRMVVHLLDTVVTREQNNLANELFEDRINALNMRLRDMLDIEHIVRVALYDQDRGFLTSASGLHQEGDALLAASLADADLFGTDGAYRVTGGVHSLYFARPITAVGETLGWIAIVYDLSLLRKQILSFFFFYSALLAVLLLGLLLLLRRRLRQSVVIPLRQLGESMRTIQAGQSISLRDSENADRELSDLLGSFQDMAVRLSTSYQELDETNRSLRTNGERALKQRAAISGLALDEAIVSGDKNLAFARLVQVAAETTAVSRASVWLLNEDGATLKCQAIFQTGTGHLTLLQPLHCAEIPTYLNSLRAEGRISIEDCRTDPRIQEMAEYFSPLGISAMLDSGIMINGKLMGIVCLEHVGGQRPWHPDEEAFSSTMAAIAAQIVDNARRKQTETMLSQSEQKHRVLFEASPDAIFLLKDERIVDCNPQTLKQFGRPREQLLGRKPGELSPAVQPGGENSLELATQIVHRVEQGQNQVFEWQHGRGDGTEFTAEVSLTKMRLPDDDYIVVFLRDITERKRTENALEKRLVALTQPLDSSEGVGFEEMFNIAELQRLQDDFAKATKVAALITRPDGTPITAPSNFCRLCTIIRQTKIGQANCIKSDSVLGRMNRNGPVIQPCLSGGLWDAGAAIYVGDRHIANWLIGQVRDEEQDEEKIRAYARTIGADEDAAAQAFQEVPAMSRQQFKQVADALFTLATQLSNTAHQNVQQARFITERKQAEEALLESEEMQRRLLQTVPDLIIRTDMEGTITFVNEQAFPGLENVPEASIYGKSIYSFFVEHDLPRALENARMRIEKSIGPQPYRLCLGEAIIDAEVNGAVIRDMESRPAGMVYVIRDVTERKRAEQEQEKLQSLFLQSQKMESVGTLAGGVAHDFNNLLQVVRGNMELLPQQATLGSQAQSRVQAVIKALDRAAVLVQQLLLFSRKAESSKIQVDLNHEVREVARMLERTIPKMITLELRLDPSAWPLTADPVQIEQIMLNLARNAVDAMPEGGKLTLETSNVVLDKDFVNHHPGSSAGPHVLLIVTDTGYGMDAQTREHIFDPFFTTKEVGKGTGLGLASAYGIAKSHGGFIQCSSEPGLGTSFRIYWPAMNEQEISPAEEPLESPPPGGDETILVVDDEPEIRDLTQEALEALGYTIKNAASGEEALRIYQEHGQSLDLVLLDLNMPGMGGYKCLQELSRMNPSVKVVISSGYSANGNADAAQTAGAAGFIGKPYQLKDLAAVVRCALDEQRAAPCRDEPE
- a CDS encoding ATP-binding protein → MTPLSLKDVLIEKLAEAISAPLPVFTPRQIRGVVSLPGKATAVVGMRRAGKTTFLHQLRRDKFNQGTPLTHLPYLNFEDERLAGLEAVHLGFLLDEFARRTTGGPGPVRATWFFDEIQVVPGWERFVRRLLDTGASDVVVTGSSAALLSREIATALRGRAWEASLYPFSFAEAMRHQGRDIPPEAAFLSGMERAGIERAFLDWLTVGGFPEVQGLDQGSRRRLLQDYVDVAILRDVVERHGVSNVIGLRWLVRHLLGNAAGTFTVEKFHAGLKSQGVAISRDTVHQLLAHLEDCFLVRAVWMEATSERQRMVNPRKTYPIDPGLIPLFDRSGRRNHGHALETAVLIELERRRCAATYVRTPEGHEVDFLARDPLGNETLIQVCLDASEPTTAHRELRALAEAARPHPKAGKLLLTLNKDGAPADIPEDVTVCPAYEWMLTEPTE